The following proteins come from a genomic window of Gossypium raimondii isolate GPD5lz chromosome 5, ASM2569854v1, whole genome shotgun sequence:
- the LOC105770325 gene encoding ras-related protein RABB1c has product MSYAYLFKYIIIGDTGVGKSCLLLQFTDKRFQPVHDLTIGVEFGARMITIDNKPIKLQIWDTAGQESFRSITRSYYRGAAGALLVYDITRRETFNHLASWLEDARQHANANMTIMLIGNKCDLAHRRAVTTEEGQQFAKDHGLIFMEASAKTAQNVEEAFIKTASTIYTKIQDGVFDVSNESYGIKVGYGGIPGPSGGRDGSSSQGGGCCN; this is encoded by the exons ATGTCTTACGCTTACCTCTTCAAGTACATAATCATCGGTGATACTG GAGTGGGGAAATCATGCCTCCTCCTTCAGTTCACCGACAAACGGTTTCAGCCGGTACATGATCTTACCATCGGGGTTGAATTCGGGGCCAGGATGATCACCATCGATAACAAACCCATTAAGCTGCAAATCTGGGACACC GCAGGTCAAGAATCCTTCAGATCCATCACAAGATCCTACTACAGAGGTGCTGCTGGTGCCCTGCTTGTCTACGATATCACCAG GAGGGAAACTTTTAATCACTTGGCTAGCTGGTTGGAGGATGCCAGACAGCACGCTAATGCTAACATGACTATTATGCTGATTGGTAATAAGTGTGACCTTGCTCATAGAAGGGCTGTAACCACCGAGGAAGGCCAGCAATTCGCCAAGGACCATGGTTTGATCTTCATGGAGGCCTCTGCTAAAACTGCTCAGAATGTTGAAGAG GCATTTATAAAAACTGCTTCAACCATATACACCAAGATTCAAGATGGGGTTTTTGATGTCTCAAATGAG TCTTATGGCATAAAAGTTGGATACGGTGGAATTCCAGGGCCATCTGGAGGCCGAGATGGTTCTTCTTCTCAAGGCGGTGGCTGCTGCAATTGA